In Subdoligranulum variabile, the genomic stretch TTTGGGGGAGCCTCAAAGGTTTCCAAGAAGCAAACTGTTCAGACGGTGCTGCGGTCGGAGGCTTAACTTTGTATCTTGTGGGAAACCTTTTTGCGAACTTAACTTGACGCGAGCTGCAAGCTATGTTTGATACTTTAGATATTATCTGATGTTGTTTTTACTATTTCATCGGCTTTTCGTTTGTAAGAAACAAAATTTTAAGACAAGTAAATCGTTGAAGCGATGGTGTTTCAGAACTGTTCGAAGAGTAGAATTGATTTGATAATAAGTCGTAAGGCGAAAGCTCGCAATTACTACGCCAATTGGTATGGTATATTGTGATTCAGTAGAGGGATATTATAAACTCAGAATTTTTATTTATATTTCAAGATTCCAGAAAACATTTTAGAATCCTAGATGTCATAAAGTATAGCGTTATTATACATATTTAAAATATAGTATATTTGGGTGAGGAGATAGGAAATGACGACGAGAAAATCTGAATTTGCAATCGTAGTAGTGGGATATAACCGTTGTGATAGTCTGAAACGATTGATATCTTCCTTGCAAAAAGTAGATTATATGGGGGATACCGTTGACTTAATTATCAGCATTGATAATTCAGGGACTAATATAGTTGAAATGTATGCAAATACTGTAGTATGGGAATACGGAGAAAAAATTATCCGAACCTTCCCGGAAAGGCAGGGATTGAGAAACCACATTTTGCAATGTGGCGATTATACGGAAGATTATAGTGCGATTGCAGTATTCGAAGATGACATTTTTGTTTCTCCGGATTTCTATAATTATATGAAGCAGGCAGTAGGATTTTATAAAGACGATGAATCCATTGCAGGAATTTCTCTATATAATCATATGTTTTGCGAGAATTGTCAGCGCCCTTTTCTCGCACAAAAAGGAAATTTTGATAATTATTTTCTAAAGTATGCCCAATCCTGGGGCCAGATATGGATGACAAAACAATGGCGTCAATTTCGGCAATGGTATAAAAACAACGATGGAGATATTATTTCTTCTGATAAAATACCTGAATACCTCCGAAGATGGCCTAATACGTCGTGGCTGAAATATCATATCGAATACTGTATTTTAGAAAATAAGTATTTTGTCTACCCGTACGATTCTTTGTCCACCAACTTTGTGGAGCTAGGCCAACATTGCAAGATCCCTAGCTCAGTATATCAAGTGCCTATGCTTTATGGTCATAAAGAACGATACAATTTTTGCCGTTTTGGTGCGGAAGATGGTGTTTATTATGATGCGTTTTTTGAGCGTGAAATTGGTATTGATAGATTGAAAA encodes the following:
- a CDS encoding glycosyltransferase family protein encodes the protein MTTRKSEFAIVVVGYNRCDSLKRLISSLQKVDYMGDTVDLIISIDNSGTNIVEMYANTVVWEYGEKIIRTFPERQGLRNHILQCGDYTEDYSAIAVFEDDIFVSPDFYNYMKQAVGFYKDDESIAGISLYNHMFCENCQRPFLAQKGNFDNYFLKYAQSWGQIWMTKQWRQFRQWYKNNDGDIISSDKIPEYLRRWPNTSWLKYHIEYCILENKYFVYPYDSLSTNFVELGQHCKIPSSVYQVPMLYGHKERYNFCRFGAEDGVYYDAFFEREIGIDRLKISKDDVIFDINGVRKIDSQKRYLVSSQQLGYKILEQYGYKLRPAEMNVLLGISGKSIYLYDTKERAENKFCDTTLEQWYYDTKVESLRYAGGMVLKMIKNKLKEKIMR